The Branchiostoma floridae strain S238N-H82 chromosome 7, Bfl_VNyyK, whole genome shotgun sequence region atttttgtgaaCCTGGAACAGACTGATATTTTGTGAGCACAAAATGTTGCCCCGCATCTGCCTTCTACTTGCTATCGCTTTTGTCATTTCACATGGTaagtaaatatacatttttcatgaTTTAATCCATTATATCTATTTTCTATACTCAAAATTAAAAGATTTTCAACATTAAATTGAACCGTACTTAGTAGTTTAATCGTTAGAACTCAGAAAGCTTTTGTATTGCCCCTCATTCAACGATACTTTTGTGGAAAGGGTttgagagtgagagagaggaaAGGTTGATGTGCATATATATAATGTCTATGAGTTGATATggtacaaagaaaagaaaataagacattAACAAGAAAACTCAGTTATGGGGTGTATTGTACAGCTACTTATAAATGAATAATTTGTCTGATGCAGATCGTTCGTTCAGCAAACATCTACACATAATATTATGCACAATGTCTTCTTGCTGATCTTCCAGGTTCAAGTGTAAAAAACGGATCATGTGAAAGTGAGAGAACAACAAAgaccaacatgtacatgtttgtcgGCAGGCTACACTTCAGCAGTCCTTCCTACCGCAAGCCCAATGTTATGAACGTGGATAAACCAGGTGAATGTTTCTCTTATTCTCTATGAGGTGAGACGACTTTAAAACTGAACTGTTGTCCACATAAAATATTATAGCCGTGGATATTTTGTCAACAGTTCACATTGTTTGATTTCTTCTTAGTAGAAAAATGTCGTTCTTGGAGAAAAATGATTTCTTCGTACCATATCTCTTACATATTGAAATTCGCAGTGATATTTGTTTTCCTGATAATACAAATGATTCCAGTGTGCAAAGGTGAGCCTGACGGATCTGACTACCGCGGAAACATCTCCGTGACCAGAAGTGGGAAGACATGTCAGCGATTGTCATTTTCACATAGTCATCGGTACCTGCCAGAGTATTATCCTGAGTTGGTggagaactactgccgcaaccctGGAGGGGATGTGGGCACCATTTGGTGCTACACAATGGACCCTGACACCCGCTGGGATTACTGCATCCACCCTGCATGTccttttggtaaaaaaactgGTTGGCTTTAGCTTTCCTTTGGTCTCAGTTCCTGCTGTGACGATCGCTTTGCCACAGAAAATAGTTCTGTATTAgggaaaataatgaaaatacaCAGTTATTTTGACTTATTATGATTTCTTTTTCCAGTCTGCATAGGCAGTTCTGCCGGATCTGACTATCGCGGGAACGTTTCTGTGACGATAAGTGGGAAGACATGTCAGCGATGGGATGTCAACTTTCCTCATAAGTATACTTTCCTGCCAGAGGATTATCCTGAGTTGGTggagaactactgccgcaacccaGACGGGCAGCCCGGCCCATGGTGCTACACAACGGACCCTAACACCcgctggaagttctgctgcaatcCCGAATGAACCTAAGTTAAACAAAacgaaaacgtttttttttttttttggtcagtgGTCTCATCCTCTCTGATGTTATACCCAGATGTCGACATACATCTGTATGATTGAGAACacacaacaaataaaatatgaAGAAACCTTCGTAACTCACCGTGTAGAGTTAGCAAAATAACCTTCCGGAACTATTTGCTTGTACTACAACAgaatgcacttaaatttctcaAATCTTTACACCTTCTGTATCGTGCCAGGTCATTATACCTTCGATACCAACAACTGGGGCTTTCATACATAGGAAAACTCACCCATTTGTTGGCCCAAGAGCTTGATAGAATATGCACCATTGTATCTCTTAGACGGATATTTTAAGACATTTTGTAACTTTATTACAAAGATgtgaatatagaatacaacacggtgtattctgtatcgcccaaggtatcagcccgaccgcgggtcggatcgcccgaaggccggagggtgatccgacccgcgggagggctgagaccgagggtgatgcggaatacaccgtgttgt contains the following coding sequences:
- the LOC118420228 gene encoding plasminogen-like — protein: MYMFVGRLHFSSPSYRKPNVMNVDKPVCKGEPDGSDYRGNISVTRSGKTCQRLSFSHSHRYLPEYYPELVENYCRNPGGDVGTIWCYTMDPDTRWDYCIHPACPFVCIGSSAGSDYRGNVSVTISGKTCQRWDVNFPHKYTFLPEDYPELVENYCRNPDGQPGPWCYTTDPNTRWKFCCNPE